CGATTgtctaaacaaaaaaagaaaaaactagcTAAAAAATCCACTGTGGTTGCCAAGCAACAGAGGCCAATGCCTCCACTTAGGAGCATTTTGAAGCATAGTGTAAAAGCAATTTCTGAGACAAACTCttcatttatcaatttaaaaggCAGCAATCAAGCTTTCAACAATGGCGGTCAAAAGTCCGATAGGCGTGTTAGCTTCTTGGATAAGGATGATGTTCTTGGTCCAAGCACCAGAACCATTTCTGATacatttgaacaaaatgttggcAATCCATTTCAAGCTTCAGAAGTAAGTACTAATTCAGGTGAAAGTAATAAAGAAGTTCCTTCAATGGAGGCCAATTTAAACGATGATGTTGATTGCTTTAACAGTACCCGACACAAAGTCGATAGTCAACATGTCAAAGGAAAGATTCAATTGCCTAATTTTCATAATCAGGTCAATGCTCAAAGTTGGGAAAATCCGAAGCATTCAACCGAGAAGTTGATATTGGAAAGTCGAGATATTCCTCATGATCGAAATGATTTGCATTTGTTTGATCATGTCTATGTAGATGCACATCAGAAGCTGCCACCAGAACATTCTGCTATTCCTGCTCTATTAGCTGCACAAGAAGAAAGGCCATATGGCCATGTAAGAACTCAATGTGGTTTAAATGTTGTCCCACAAGCTCATTCTCTTTATGGAAAATCAGTTGatcatttgataaataataataaccattTCAATGGAGTAGCTGCCTTAGGCTCAGTTACGAGCAGAGtgccttcttcttctttaactGAAAATCCTGTTAGCAGATTTTTAAATCTGGCTGAATCTTCTGCTAGAGACAGtaatagatttcaaatttcGAATGGGGAACAAGGTGTGGTTACTTACAAAGAGAAAGGGGTAAATGATGGATTTTTCTGTCTGCCATTGAACTCAAGGGGTGAACTGATACAGCTAAATTCAGGTTTGACTGATAGGTTTGATCAAATGAATGAAGCTAATACCACTATAGCCGGTTCTAGCAGGATACCAGTATGCAATTTCGTCGTGCCAAGGAGCAGGGATTATTTCGTCGACAATGAGAAGCTCTTTCTTGACACGAAACTTACAGGAAACCAGTTGACTTTATTTCCATTGCATAGTCATAtgcaagaaaatcaaaatcgaTATTTGCCAGCTGGTTTCGACGTCCCCGAGCCTGGAACTTCAGAAACAGCTGATATTAGACTGATGAATTCAGAAAGGGGAACTGAAACTGGAAGGTTTTTTCACCCAAACTTGATGGATTCTCCATTTAACAGATGCAGGTACTACGAAAAGTTTCAGAACCAAAATGTAAGTGCACAGTTTTATCCAGAAAATTCAAGTAGCATGTGTGCGAATCCTGGTCGACAAACAATGCGGTTGATGGGCAAAGATGTAGCTGTTGGTGGAAATGGGAAAGATGTCCAAGAACCTGAAGTTATAAACTTTTGGAAGAACTCACACTTAATTGGGAACTGCCTGACCAATCCTATCCAAGAGACTCacatgagaaaaagaaactttctGCAAGATAGGGAGTTGCATTATCCATCAAGAGGAGAAACCTTGTTTTATCATCCTGCAGGCTTTCATGGTAATCAAGTGGCACAAGGCAATTTATTGGCAAATGCTCCACAAGCTGTTAGGTACCCACATCCGTGTACCAATCGAAAAAGCAGTTTATTGTATCCAAGACCTGAATCTGTCATCAACTTAAATGAAAGGTTCAACAACATCCATTCTTTTCCTACCTCGTCGACTGACACGCTTAATATGGCACGAAACTTTCAAGCACCCTTTGTTTCTGGTTTGGAAACACAAAGGTTTTGTTCACAGCCGTCAGCATTTTCTACTTCTCACCACGTGTGTCCAAATAGAtatgaaaattcttttgaacttGGCTTTAACCAGAGTTTACATCCAGCAAAATTAGGAACCTTTAACTTCCCTTTCTTGCAGCCAGATGATGGAAATCATGTCCAGCTCCCTTGGTCTCACACTTCTAAGAGTCTTTCCCCATGGATATTACACGATCACCAACGGGAAGTACCACCAACTGCAAATTCTAAACTCGCTGACGTAAATGGATACTATTGTCCATGTACTCCTGGCACAGATGTTCTCATTAGCCCATCTTCGATTCATCACCAGCTCGAAACTGCCTATCCTTGTAGTACAATGGCATATTCTCACTTACAGACGAAGAACCATATACCTGGCTCGACATCTTTGTTTCAACCAATTCCCATTGCTCCACGAGTACTTCATTCACCAATTGCCAACGCAGGCCATGAAATTAGAATGAGATCTGAGGATAGATTGAAGTTCAACTCTTTGAGTGTCAAGAACTCTgatttttcaagtaaaaaacaaCTGGCCGAAGAGTTTGTTGATTCGAGGAAGCGTCAAAAGACATTAAGTTTAGAAACGAACAATTCTGGTGTTGTGCCAGAATGGACAAGAGGAAAATACAGTGATGATCACCTGAAATCTAACCCCGGGACGGTGAAAATTCATGCTAACTGGGACAAAGCTGTTAACTCAGTAGGAAATATCCCAAATATGACTCAAACTACTGATGGAATAGTGATATCTGCCAACAATAATGAAGCTCATAGGGTTGAATGTATGGCAAGATCAGGGCCCATCAAGTTGACAGCAGGAGCAAAACACATCTTGAAACCAAGTCAGAGTATGGATGTAGATAATACTAAGCCTACTTATTCAACAATTCCTTCTGCTGGATTAGTTCATAGTGATAGCTTGGCAGGATCTCAAAAGAAGTCAACTAAAGTATacagtttttaaaagtaagtATAATACTTCGTCATGTTCTGTAATTCTTTGCTATATCTAATGCTAATCTAATCATATTGTGCTGATATGATTAAGCAAATGATTTTATCTACATAACAGGAAGGAACTTAGCTCTAATCCATCCATGATGCAATCATCTCATCTTTGTAATCACTGACATGACAGAGTTGTTGTAATTTTAAGATGACCCTGTCATTCACCAAGCAAGTTTTTCGGCATGCGGAGGCATGTTATCTTAAACCGAAACTAATCATGCTGCTACAAGTTTTGACCTTGTTTCTTATTGTAAGTTCTAGATCAAATCTCCACTACAAAATCTCTCGTAGGCGATAAAATTACATAAGTGTTAAGATTCACTGTTTAAAAACGTCTTGTTAGTTCCTGTAATGAATGCCCGAGAGCACGGAGTTGTATTTATTTCCTTGAGGGCTAAGTTTAGTTAATATAGCTAacattatatgtatttaacaTGATATTCTCCAATAGTGTTTGATATGGTGTTTGGATTTCCACTTGAACCTTATTCTAAATACAATGGTGCAAAAATTTGGATTAATTATTGGAGCTTTCTGGATAATagaactaaatatttatacgATCATCAAACAGAACttaaattgtttcttttgttagaCCCCAAGAAGAGGAGAAAACCGACTGTTCTGGACTAGAGGTTTCACTATCATATACTTCAGGGACCTCTTtctgaaaatatttgaatccGTTAAAGATATGCAATTTATTGAGGGttaaaatgagaaacaaagtttgatgaaaatggaaatcaaatatcatttctGTCGATTGCATAATTTGTGTATATTTGTTCTTATTACTCACGTggctatttaaattttttcttaaacaatctattgttattcttttatcaattatattcAATGCTTTATCATCTATAGTTAGATGTTTCCTGACCTCTCTCtgtatatagatatatatacatatgtacgAATtgatatatgtaatatattactataaatattttactaccAATTAACAAAGTTTTAATACATACATGTTACATCACATAAATGAAATGGATTGAATTTTAAGCTAATTTGACAAAGTATAATAAGGGgagtataaaagaaatatttcatacattatttatttgtatacGTGTATCATATTGCATATATACATTATTGCAAATgctctaattatttttattattcctCCTCTCATTCTGCCTTCTGCTTGTGAATTAGTTGCCTCAGTTGCCTGCAAAATTTGTTCAGTAATCATTTTTTTGTCCAAAAATAGAGAAAGATCAAGAAACTAaagagattatatatatatgaaatatatgaacTATAATGTTTTGTGTTTCATGTTACCTTGTAAACCAGCTTTGACAATCTTTTCTAAAGAATCAgctccatttttttcaatgtaatCATCCACTAATTTCCAAGCACGAAAGACTTTCTTTTGATCGCCTTTGATCATGTCCTCGTAATCGTCCTCCTCGCTGTCTTCGTCTTCGTCTTCATCATCTTCGTCTTGGtcgtctttcttcttcatgtcctctttttgtttcttcttcgtgtcctctttttctttcttttcctccaCGAAATCTCTTTCGGGGTtctcttcaatattttcaatcttGATGTATTTCGTTGCAATATTCTCAAAAACATAAGCTGCACCCTTGAAACTTGGCAGCGCCAACCACAAGCAAAACACCAACTTCATATAAGGCCACAGTGGAATcctacaacaaaattttattccaattatattatatcagtCCTGGAATACAGtttgatggaaaattttaaaataaacaaaactaaaggTAAAAGGATGAGATACCTTGTACCATCTTTCTTTATCAATTTGGTTTTGAGATAGAAAATTATGTTCAACGGATATAATATCAAACCATATTTATATAACATCGAAAAGGCAAAAAGATCCCATCATTATTATAAGATGCATGAATGGTTGTACTCGTACTCTTTTCATTATGTCATAATGTCGACTGGTTCTAAGATTGTGGAGGATATTGGGTACgtatttagtataatataaactcaagaaaagaaaaaaaaaaaaaaaaacaactttatcGGTTTATAAAGCTTACAGAAAAcaacattattatataattgaagTTATTACATACCATGAAATAATGGTGGACAAATAAAGCTCGAAAAGGGTGAGACATGAAAGCAAAACCCAGTATGTCAACCATTGTTGATGTTCTCGAGATGAAGGTTTCTCCATTGCCAATTTCGATTCATACCTGTTTCTTATTCCCATGTGATCAGcaatttaacaataataattatagtaaCAAAAAAGTAGGGACGGagccaaattaaaaattttcgatcaaaataaagtatcctcttttctaattaaaagaaagaaagaaagaaagctatTTTTAGCTCCAGCCCttttggagagagaaaaagagatagAAAGTTATACAGTGGATAGAGAAGCACAATGGCAGATCTGCAGGTGAAgtagaacaaaaataagtatatattaGTTAATGATCAGTTAAAACttttatacacacacacacacacaattttttaaattaatatatctttaaaaaaatgatggatgatgaaagaaacaaaatttaaaaacggGTACGTACCCGATTGCTGCATGAAAAAAGTGAACGGTGGCTCTTTCAAAAAACCCCATTTTTGAAAACGAAGAAACTTTACGAgctaaaaagataattattatatttcaacttataataatgatgaatatattgatataagGAAACCATAGAAGAAAGGGTGTAATTTATGGACGAAAAAATGGGAATCAAAGCAAAGAATATctgtaaaatttgtttttgtgtccttacaaaagtttatatctcatatgtttttcttcttaattttctctttcaacaAGAAATGTAAACTGaagatattgaaaatatgaGGGGAAAAAGCTTGAAGAATATGATCCAAATCCCAACCTCTTTTGTTACGTACAATGAGAGGTTTATTCAATCTTCAACGCCACAAATATTAAgttgagaatatatatatatattatatatctaattaattaaacccagtttgttttaatttccatGGTTTgtatgagaaaagaaaaatatgcaaatagattctttgttttgaaatgACCATATCAAATAACTTCTCATATATATTCAATGAGAGGTTTtacatatgtgtgtgtgcttgGTTGgctccaatttcttttttaaaataggtttaaaagGCTTATTAACTATCTAATCTGACAAAAAAATGagtaactttcaaattttaaaaggtcatgtaattattttaaataataataatttaaaaaatactttaagtATTTTCTAAACTTATTCTTACAccaaattttggattaaaaggtgcctttaaaattttgtagattGAACACATTTTACTACCCATCTAAATTAAAAGGTTGGGTTTAATTGGAAtactttttagtttcattcactattttctttaatatatatattctttttttaaaaaatgctttatttttgttgcaCTCTGTGAATTGTATTTCTCTCCGTGGAAAAAGGGCCATATTGGAGATAAGTGTTACAAATTACATGATCTTTCACCAGGCTACAGAGCTCAATCGTCAAGGTTCATAGTCCTCATCTCCTGTTAACAATGTCACTGCTGTTAAGAACACCATTGCTTCTACTACTATCACTCtcagttgaatttttttcagcACCCTACCACCAGCTGCCAATACTCTAAACTTATTGAGATGTTATCCACTCATCTTATGTTGCAAAATCTGAGATAGTGATTGCTTTTATTGTTGCTCACACTATATGTATTTGTTCATTACCTTCAGCCTCATTTAACGTGACTAGAAATTCTGGACATGAATTTTGGTGTTGCACGACACATAATATGTTTTTCTCAAACATTAATGCATAATTGGCgatctatattttatattactgTGATACTTCTCAATATAATAGTTGTATTCATGTGAATTTTATCAGAGCTGTACAACTTTCAGAATACTTGAAGCTTGTGTGATGTGTTATTCATTCcacaatttcaatataatctAATATCAGTTAGTTGCTTGCTACATGATGGTTCTTTTGTTCTTATACAGTTCTCTAACATTGATTGTGTTATACATAACAATTCAAGTTTGAGAATGATTGGCAGCTGCTGTAATGGATGTTGAATCTGAGTGATATTCTGTCCCCTTCAGTTGGTAAGCTCTTTAAtactattatttcttttcaaatgcaacatttttcatttaggacatctttcttttaaaactttgtcCATATTAAAAGATACTTTTACATATTTCTGATTTTCATGATCATTTTCCTCTTGTGATATATGTCCCCTTGCTAAAcataaatgtttgattttccattcaaataataaaagtctCTTTTAATACTTTTGTTCTTGTTCGTTGTGATACTTGTGACCctctcaaattatatatatatctaaacctgctatttttttaaaactctgGATGACAATTGCTTTTGTTTCACTTGAGTTTACTTTGCACCATAAATCTGATGCTTTATCCATTGTTCCCAAACTCATACAAAATGATTTAAACACAGTTCTCTAAAACTTAATCATACAACGTTTCTTATCTAATAATGCACCAAAATTGTGAGTCaccaaattctttgtttcaACAAAATCCTATAGTTGAAACAAAACATCAACATCTTCTTAATATGTTGTTAGAGCCATATACTTTCCATCTCAAATTCCTTTACAATTTTGAGAAGATTATGTTCTGACAACTGcatatatcaccaacaaaaTTCCCATGAAACTTTTAAAACCACGAGTCTCATATTCTTTATTCACCAATGAAGTCGATAAcatctttaaaacttttggTTGCTTGTTTTGTCTCTACGATGGAAACGAATAAATCTAAAGTTTGATCTTCAAAACTTGATAAAATTCTCCACCTAAATCcgaatcaaaataattatcgAATTACGCATAAAGAGCTAGTCCTAATGGTAAGTTCAGGACTAGCTCAAGGAGCCATTTCTCAAGATAATATTGTTTCCAGCTACTGTGGAGAGGGGGGAGGTTTGATGGTTTTAATAgctaagaaaataaattgcaTGAAGCAATGAAAATTGGATAAATCAACGTGCTTGGGTCAAAATACTCTTCACTATATGCACAAAATTTGGTCATTGATTTATCGTTGCTTAACTCTACCTAACGATTTCACTTAACCAAGTTAGTGAAACTAACTAAATTGTCCCATATTTCTAATTATTCCAATTCAATAAGATGACAAGTAAATTGTCCCATATTTCTAATTATTCCAATTCAATAAGATGAAAAGCATGCatgcttgatttttttttaattgtattaaGTTCTAGAGATCTTTAGATGAAACGACCAATTTTGATGCATCTAACTGGACATTTTTTAGGTACAATTCTAAGTTGGGTTAGAATAATGCTCATCTAAATAGATTACAAACTATTCTAACTTATTCCTTCTAGCTTAGACTTATGATTAAAATCACGTCATAAATCTAATTGAAAGCAAACGTTATACATTACCCGTGCatcaaaaaatataacaaacattcattgactaaaaaaattgaaaccaatGATATTAAAGAGTTAAATTCTAACCTACAATGAAACATAGAAGAACTCCTATGGACCCAAGATAGAACAGATACCTTAGCCTCTCATCCACATGTCAGATGATCATGATCAGAGAATgttcataaacataaacaagcaaaagaaactaaaagaattGGGAGAAAATAGTGTAAAAACGACATGAATTCGAGAGAGATTATTAGATTATCATCAATAAACTACGATAGACTACTATATTTCTTTATCTGAGACACATATAGTGATATATCAGAGACACATACAATAGTTTATTACGGTCAATCATAAATAGACAGTAAAATTTAGCTAAACTTAATAAGATTTGTTAACAAATATCTAATATTTTCcaagaaatttataacaaacttgccaattattgttgtttcactattattgttgtttcatTTTGTCTCATAATTTGCTAGGCTCCAAAAATCAATGACTTCGTCACCTTCAACAAATAAAGGTTCACAAAGTCCAAGTACAAGTACCAACTCCAAAGTCCAACCCTACACTCAACTCCACTTTAAAACCCAATTTCAACTTCATGCTCTTCAATTGATGACAATTTGATTGTTGATTATTATGTTGTTCTTGGTGAAAGTATTGGAAGGATCTTTAAAGAAGATATTGACATTGGTTGTTTTGAGATCACCCCCAAGTTGTAAACTCGGGGTAAAGTTCCTTCAAGATCGGGACAACTTTGTTATGAGTTTCAAAATTAGGATGATACATTTTGGTTTAATAGCAAATGTCTTACCTCACAAGTATCATGCAATTACGATAAAACTCAATAGCAACCATAAACAAAAgatcaatagaaaaatcaaaagtactCAAATTCACTTGGAAAATGCATAGGCAAACAAAAAGACCCTACACaccatcaaagtttaaaatctcacatttcatttttcattctctttttctcaaagcttCAGCTCATAGCCATGAAATCTCCCTTGGCCTTGATTTTCTAATTCGAATgaataaatatcaattaaaaaccAACCAAATGTTTCATTGaagcatttcatcaaatacattgtaag
This DNA window, taken from Cucumis sativus cultivar 9930 chromosome 6, Cucumber_9930_V3, whole genome shotgun sequence, encodes the following:
- the LOC105435872 gene encoding uncharacterized protein LOC105435872 codes for the protein MADPTSTFSIREYALNKRSMGLTTISWPFSEKVKKEVAESLLPPMDVKKFRWWSSLWLSSQEEEEGEEGEEKEVITERIKMQKICPVCGVFVAATVAAVNAHIDTCLAQTTSKEIRRKNYLKAKSRTPKKRSIAEIFAVAPPVKTMIVVNDCCEDEEEKKAVGKQIIHHNKNLKTTSLATSLVSAIKTIKNKIATTTEEPTILAKRKKKKKKKKKKNKDFCHGKLCKKGDIRNHKDVSTFCKRRPCFKRLSKQKKKKLAKKSTVVAKQQRPMPPLRSILKHSVKAISETNSSFINLKGSNQAFNNGGQKSDRRVSFLDKDDVLGPSTRTISDTFEQNVGNPFQASEVSTNSGESNKEVPSMEANLNDDVDCFNSTRHKVDSQHVKGKIQLPNFHNQVNAQSWENPKHSTEKLILESRDIPHDRNDLHLFDHVYVDAHQKLPPEHSAIPALLAAQEERPYGHVRTQCGLNVVPQAHSLYGKSVDHLINNNNHFNGVAALGSVTSRVPSSSLTENPVSRFLNLAESSARDSNRFQISNGEQGVVTYKEKGVNDGFFCLPLNSRGELIQLNSGLTDRFDQMNEANTTIAGSSRIPVCNFVVPRSRDYFVDNEKLFLDTKLTGNQLTLFPLHSHMQENQNRYLPAGFDVPEPGTSETADIRLMNSERGTETGRFFHPNLMDSPFNRCRYYEKFQNQNVSAQFYPENSSSMCANPGRQTMRLMGKDVAVGGNGKDVQEPEVINFWKNSHLIGNCLTNPIQETHMRKRNFLQDRELHYPSRGETLFYHPAGFHGNQVAQGNLLANAPQAVRYPHPCTNRKSSLLYPRPESVINLNERFNNIHSFPTSSTDTLNMARNFQAPFVSGLETQRFCSQPSAFSTSHHVCPNRYENSFELGFNQSLHPAKLGTFNFPFLQPDDGNHVQLPWSHTSKSLSPWILHDHQREVPPTANSKLADVNGYYCPCTPGTDVLISPSSIHHQLETAYPCSTMAYSHLQTKNHIPGSTSLFQPIPIAPRVLHSPIANAGHEIRMRSEDRLKFNSLSVKNSDFSSKKQLAEEFVDSRKRQKTLSLETNNSGVVPEWTRGKYSDDHLKSNPGTVKIHANWDKAVNSVGNIPNMTQTTDGIVISANNNEAHRVECMARSGPIKLTAGAKHILKPSQSMDVDNTKPTYSTIPSAGLVHSDSLAGSQKKSTKVYSF
- the LOC101213584 gene encoding HVA22-like protein f; this encodes MGFFERATVHFFHAAIGSAIVLLYPLYESKLAMEKPSSREHQQWLTYWVLLSCLTLFELYLSTIISWIPLWPYMKLVFCLWLALPSFKGAAYVFENIATKYIKIENIEENPERDFVEEKKEKEDTKKKQKEDMKKKDDQDEDDEDEDEDSEEDDYEDMIKGDQKKVFRAWKLVDDYIEKNGADSLEKIVKAGLQGN